GACGCCACGGAAACCTGCCTCGTTGAATCGGTTGCCCGCAATGCCCGCACTGTGGAACTTGTGGTGCGCACTCCTGCCGGAGTGGCCCGCACCCTTGTGATGGAAGGCCGTTAGCGGCTGTTGCCAAAAAGCATTTTGTGCCCCGCATGGCTGTTGCCCGCGCTTTGCGGCGCGCAGCCGGGAGCAGAAACGGCATTTTCAGAAACAGCCGCCCGTTCCAGCACTTAGTTATCGCCCGCTTCCGCCTCATGCCCCGGCAAAAGAATACTCGGGCTTTCAGCCTGACCCTGCCCCTTGGGGCACTGGGCCTGAAGATGGCAAATCTCGCAGCCCCCCTTGAAGGGATAGTGCGTCACCACGGCATAACGGCGCGTAAGGGTGCCGAATGCCTCGCGGTATTCAATGCCCAACGAGGCCAGCGCCTCGCGCAGCGTTTCTGTGGGGCGCGGCGAAGGCGCGCAACCGGCATCTTCCACCTGCGGCAGGGCCTCCTGCACGGCGGCCATGCACATGAACTGGGCAAGGTTGTTGATCATAAAGCCGTCAGAGGCAGATTTGCCCCAGGCTTCATCCACAAAATTTTCCACTTCTTCCGGCAGCCAGACAGCCAGATACGAAATTTTGCCAGCCGCAATCTCACAGACGTTCAGTTGCGGCAGCCATTCGCCCCACAGCCCCACAAGACGTTCAAGGATCGCACCGCCAAGGCGCGTTTCCTTGCTCATGGACATGAAGGCTTCCAGATCAAAGTAGGGCTGCATTTCATGCCGCCGGATTTCATACGGTTTGCTGCTTGCCTCGCTCACGTGTTCTCCTTGGATGCTCATTGCCTGATTAGCCCGCGCTGCCGCGCCTGGCCGTGCTTATGAGCCGCAGCAGATATTCTATCCATGCAAGGCACATCGTCAAGAGCATGTTTGTCGCAGCAAGGCTGTTGCATGGGCCGCAGAGCTAGGCTGGCGCTGCTTTTTGCGGTGATTTGATTCTTTCGCTCCAAATTTTTTACAGCGGGCCGACCGGGCATGATGCATGCGAAGCAATGCCGCCCCCTGCGCGGACAGCATGTTGCCTTTACTTGGCAGGGCCTCTTTTTTATCATATGCAATTGCCGCACAGCTGATGTCGTTGCTAACGGAGCCTCAGCCTGCGGCCAGGCCCCTGATACCACACACCACAAGGATGCCGCATGAACAAGCCCAGTGACCACCCTGCAAAGATCCGCTATAAATATCAGATGGATGAAAACGCAAGACTGCAAACAGCCCACGGCGTTTGGGGCGGCATAAACCCGCAGGGCGAGATCGAGATGAATTTTTATCACGAAAGCGATGCCCTGCCCGCTTTCTCTGAGCAGCTGGTGGCCCCCGACGGCTCCATCGGCCACGAAATGACCCCCGGCGAGGTGGACGCGCGCGAAGTGAACCGCTGCATCCACAGCCGTGTGTTGCTCAACTACCACACGGCCCGCGCCGTGCTTGACTGGCTTGAAGACCGCGTGGCCGCCCTTGAAGAAGAAGGCGCGCATGGCATGTACGATGCAGACCTGGACATTGAGCAGTAATACAAGATCATGATTGAAAAGACCTACCATATCATCACTTTTGGCTGTCAGATGAACGTGCACGACTCCCACTGGCTGGGGCGTGCGCTCGGCGCGCGCGGTTTTTTTGAAGCGCCGCTTGAAGACGCCCAGGTGGTGGTGGTCAATACCTGTTCCGTGCGTGAAAAGCCGGAACAAAAGGTTATGAGCACGCTTGGCCGCATCCGTCAGGTTTCGGGCGGCAACCCCGCCGTGCTGGTGTGCGTGGCCGGATGCGTGGCCCAGCAGCTTGGCGAAAGCATCTTTGAAAAAGAAAGCCAGGTGCGCCTTGTGGCGGGCAGCGACGGCATAGGTAATGCCCCGCAAGCCATTGAGCGTCTGCTGGAAAACTCCGCCCAGCGCCTCTCCCTGCTTGATTTTACAAGCCAGTATGTGGAGCGCGAGGGCACAACCGAACCCGGCGTGGTCAGCGGCTCTGTGGCTTATGCCAATATAATGCAGGGCTGCGACAATTTTTGCGCCTACTGCATTGTGCCTTTCACCCGGGGCCGCCAGAAATCGCGCAGCAGCACGGCCATTCTTGACGAATGCAAGGCGCTGATCGACAACGGCGCGAGAGAAATCACCCTGCTGGGGCAGAACGTCAATGCCTTCGGGCAGGATAAAAGCGGCGACGGCACAAGCTTTGCCGCCCTGCTGCGCAAGGTTGCCACCCTGCCGGGCCTTGAGCGCCTGCGCTACGTCACCCCGCACCCCAAGGATATGGGGCCGGAAGATATCGCCGCCTTTGCGGAGCTGCCCCAGCTCTGCCCCCGCCTGCACCTGCCCATGCAGGCAGGCTCGGACGCGGTGCTGGCCCGCATGAAGCGCCGCTACGACAGCGCGGCCTTTCTTGATCTGGTGGAGCGCCTGCGCGCCGCCCGGCCCGATCTGGCCCTCTCCACCGATCTTATCGTGGGCTTTCCCGGTGAAAGCGAGCAGGATTTTCAGGACACGCTGCTGATGATGCGCGCCAGCAACTTCATGTCCAGCTTCTCCTTTTGCTACTCCGACAGGCCGGGAACGCGGGCCTCGCTCTTCCCCGACAAAATCCCTGCAGATGTGGCCCAGGACAGGCTGTTGCGCCTCCAGGCCCTTCAGGATGAACTTGGCGCGCGTTGGTTGCAGCAGCGGGTAGGCGGCGAAACCACCTTGCTGATCGAAAATCGCAGCCCCAAGGAAGGCCAGGGGCCGGAGCCAAGCTGGCAAGGCCGCGATCCCTACGGCGCGCCCGTGCATGTGGAACTGCCGCCGCAAGTGGACCACACGGGCCGCATGGTACGGGTGAGCATTACCGAGGCAAAGAAACACAGCCTCATGGCCCAACGATTGGGGGAACCATGGTAGAAATGCGCGTTTTCGGCCTCACCATCGACCCGCAGAGCAAAACGCCCATCGTGGTGTTGCGCGAAGCCAGCGGCGATGCCGTGCTGCCCGTCTGGGTGGGAGCCATGGAGGCCATGGCCATTTCTTTGGTACTCAACAACGAAAACCTGCCCCGCCCCCTCACGCACGACCTTTTTCTCATGACGCTCAAAGCCTTTAAGGCTGAGCTGCGCCGCGTGGAGATCAACGACCTGCGCGAAGGCACCTTCTACGCGGT
This region of Desulfovibrio sp. genomic DNA includes:
- the miaB gene encoding tRNA (N6-isopentenyl adenosine(37)-C2)-methylthiotransferase MiaB produces the protein MIEKTYHIITFGCQMNVHDSHWLGRALGARGFFEAPLEDAQVVVVNTCSVREKPEQKVMSTLGRIRQVSGGNPAVLVCVAGCVAQQLGESIFEKESQVRLVAGSDGIGNAPQAIERLLENSAQRLSLLDFTSQYVEREGTTEPGVVSGSVAYANIMQGCDNFCAYCIVPFTRGRQKSRSSTAILDECKALIDNGAREITLLGQNVNAFGQDKSGDGTSFAALLRKVATLPGLERLRYVTPHPKDMGPEDIAAFAELPQLCPRLHLPMQAGSDAVLARMKRRYDSAAFLDLVERLRAARPDLALSTDLIVGFPGESEQDFQDTLLMMRASNFMSSFSFCYSDRPGTRASLFPDKIPADVAQDRLLRLQALQDELGARWLQQRVGGETTLLIENRSPKEGQGPEPSWQGRDPYGAPVHVELPPQVDHTGRMVRVSITEAKKHSLMAQRLGEPW